ACTCCTTCTGGACGTTCCGTCGTGTCACGAAGGACAAGGACAGGTTTGCCGAGAGAAGGCGCCTCTTCCTGAACACCTCCAGAGTCAGTCATGATAAAATAGCTTCTTGAAGCCAAATTATGAAAATCAAGTACATCTAAAGGCTCAATCAAGTGAATACGATCATGACCAGCTAAGATATCGTTTGCTGTTTCTTGCACAGCAGGGCTAAGGTGAACAGGATAAACAACTTCAATTTCCTGATGAAGATCGACCATCTCACGTAAAGCTGTAAAGACATTTCTCATTGGTTGACCTTGATTCTCACGACGGTGCATGGTTACCAATACAAGTTTCTTATCTGTATCCAATTGATCTAGAACTTCATGATAGTAATCCGATTGAACGGTTAGTTTCAAGGCATCAATGGCTGTATTTCCCGTAATGACAATAGCAGACTCAGGATGATTTTCCTTGAGTAGATTTTCTTTACTCTCACTAGTTGGAGCAAAATAGAGATCCGCAAGGTTATCTGTCATCTGACGATTCATTTCTTCTGGGAAGGGAGAATACTTATCAAAGGTCCTTAGACCAGCTTCAACGTGGCCGATACGTACCTGATTATAGAAAGCAACTAAACTTGCTACAAAAGTTGTCGTTGTATCTCCATGAACAAGAATCATATCTGGACGTTCTTGCTTAACAATTGGATCAAACTTTTCTAAAATTTTTCCAGTAATATCTAAGAGGGATTGATTTTGCCCCATAATATCCAGGTCATAATGTGGCTCGATGCTAAACGTTTCAAGAACTTGATCTAGCATTTGACGATGCTGAGCTGTCACAACTGTAATCGTCTCAATACTATCACTATGTTTTTGCAATTCTAACACTAAAGGGGCCATTTTAATAGCTTCTGGTCGTGTTCCAAAAACAACCATCACTTTCAATTTCTTCATTATGGTATCCTTCTACTATAATAAAATTTGACACATCAGATTAATCTTTATATCGAATTATTGCGCAAATCAATTAATTTGATTATCTTAATTATTTTACCGCTAATTAATTTATATGTCAAATTTTTCCAAGTATATTATTGCATTTAATTTAATTTTAAATAATCGTAATATTTTTGTAACGCTGTGATTTATAGCTTGTAAACCTTATACCTTAAAGTTTCCTTAAAATTTTTTTTGAGTGAAGTATTTTTTAAACATTCTAAAACTTACCATTATCTAAATATTTATTTTTTCTTAATAATTCAGATAATTATATTTTAGCGTTTCATAGAATATATCTCTTTTTCTAATACGAAAAAATCCCTCTCTAATGAAAAAGGGATTTACGACTTCTTGCTATTTTAAAGTTAAACCTTATAAGATCTATCTTAAATCAAATCTTTTGACAGATATAAAACAAGGTCACCGATATCTTCACAAATAGCATCCATAGCCGGTCTGTGATTTTGATACCAAACACCCGTCCCATCTGGAATATAGCCTCGTTTGATGTACAATCTCTGGGCAGGTCCATACCCTGAATGGAGCCCAACACCAAGGGTCACCTTATCCGATATGAGCCTAACTCGTTTTTCTGCTTCTTCCAGCAAGAGATTTCCAATACCTTGATTTTGAAAGGGCTCAAAAACATTGAAATCTGAAAGTTCTGGAGCCATTCCAGCAAAGGGACCCTGCTTAGCATCGGGTAAAATCGTAATGTAACCCGCTACAGCACCCTCAACCTCTGCAACTAAGACTTCTCTCTCCCCACTTTCTTGTTCAAGAAAATATCTATCCAAAATTTCTTCTCTACCCGGCCAACCTTGGCTGATAAATCCTCGAGATAGATCTTGTATGTCAGATTCTTGCATTTTTCTAATTGAACATGTCGTCTTCATAAGCTGCTCCTTTATAGCTTTCTCCTACCATTATAGCACGATAATAAAGATTAAAAGAAAAACCTAGTAAGACAAAAGAATCTTACTAGGTCAACAGGGAATCCTTTCTAACAAAATCCTATAAAAATCTGAAAAAGAGGTCCCCCGGACCGAACTCGCCTTCTCATTTCAAGGCTCGTAAAAAAAAGACCCGTAAGGGTCTTATTCGCTTTCTTATTTCCGAGCTCATGAAAAAGAGGTCCACTGGACCTCAACTCGCTCTCTCATTTCAAAGCTCATGAAAAAAAGACCCGTAAGGGTCTGAAAAAGAGGTCCCCCGGACCTCTTTTTTAATCTTCGTTTACGAAAGGCATCAAAGCCATTACGCGAGCGCGTTTGATAGCTGTTGTTACTTTACGTTGGTTTTTAGCTGAAGTTCCTGTTACACGACGAGGAAGGATTTTCCCACGTTCTGAAA
This genomic interval from Streptococcus oralis subsp. tigurinus contains the following:
- the wecB gene encoding non-hydrolyzing UDP-N-acetylglucosamine 2-epimerase, giving the protein MKKLKVMVVFGTRPEAIKMAPLVLELQKHSDSIETITVVTAQHRQMLDQVLETFSIEPHYDLDIMGQNQSLLDITGKILEKFDPIVKQERPDMILVHGDTTTTFVASLVAFYNQVRIGHVEAGLRTFDKYSPFPEEMNRQMTDNLADLYFAPTSESKENLLKENHPESAIVITGNTAIDALKLTVQSDYYHEVLDQLDTDKKLVLVTMHRRENQGQPMRNVFTALREMVDLHQEIEVVYPVHLSPAVQETANDILAGHDRIHLIEPLDVLDFHNLASRSYFIMTDSGGVQEEAPSLGKPVLVLRDTTERPEGVRAGTLKLVGTDPVRVKEAMTALLTDGALYIQMSQAPNPYGDGRASERIVQSIQQYFGAATSVSEFKGGK
- a CDS encoding GNAT family N-acetyltransferase, with the translated sequence MKTTCSIRKMQESDIQDLSRGFISQGWPGREEILDRYFLEQESGEREVLVAEVEGAVAGYITILPDAKQGPFAGMAPELSDFNVFEPFQNQGIGNLLLEEAEKRVRLISDKVTLGVGLHSGYGPAQRLYIKRGYIPDGTGVWYQNHRPAMDAICEDIGDLVLYLSKDLI
- the rpsR gene encoding 30S ribosomal protein S18, giving the protein MAQQRRGGFKRRKKVDYIAANKIEYVDYKDTELLSRFVSERGKILPRRVTGTSAKNQRKVTTAIKRARVMALMPFVNED